The proteins below are encoded in one region of Candidatus Bathyarchaeota archaeon:
- a CDS encoding DUF3795 domain-containing protein — translation MINTGLVGRCGLYCGACEIYRAHKDGGKFRQRVAAFFKCSPEKVRCEGCQVLTPECWGNDCKILQCLNAKGFKFCYECLDYKEHDCEKFDKFSKAYLKEDGVDLRANLSRIEAGEGEDWLKKSKEKFRCPYCGKPLSFSAFRKKCYHCGKDLSH, via the coding sequence TTGATTAACACTGGTCTTGTCGGAAGATGTGGTCTTTATTGTGGTGCTTGTGAAATTTATAGAGCTCATAAAGACGGTGGGAAGTTTCGTCAACGAGTAGCAGCTTTTTTTAAGTGTTCTCCAGAGAAAGTGCGATGCGAAGGCTGCCAGGTTTTGACTCCTGAATGCTGGGGCAACGATTGCAAAATCCTCCAATGCTTAAACGCGAAAGGATTCAAGTTTTGTTATGAATGCCTCGACTATAAGGAGCATGATTGCGAAAAATTCGACAAGTTCTCGAAAGCATACTTAAAAGAAGACGGCGTAGACTTGAGAGCTAATCTATCGAGAATTGAAGCGGGCGAGGGTGAGGATTGGCTAAAAAAGTCTAAGGAGAAGTTCCGCTGTCCATATTGCGGTAAACCCCTGTCTTTCAGCGCATTTAGAAAGAAGTGCTACCACTGCGGTAAAGACCTTTCACACTAG
- a CDS encoding energy-coupled thiamine transporter ThiT yields MSESKTIFQTKIIAEIVAFVAVSTALSYVKVFSLPQGGSVTAGSMVPIIWLSLRRGPKMGIFAGALYGLVQLVVEPFVYHPMQALLDYPIAFGALGLTGFFQRRPSLGRGTTITIDRLITVLLCVITFFLFSYELTQYKLRETLFFSWIFAFSFIFLLWLEDKIRTNRKGEQQRNVTPALIGATIGIFGRFLAHFVSGIVFFGSYAPEGMSPIIYSAIYNGAYIVPELLVSAYFIYLLAKSGMIGIYK; encoded by the coding sequence TTGAGTGAAAGTAAGACTATATTTCAAACAAAGATAATCGCTGAAATAGTTGCTTTTGTTGCTGTTTCAACTGCACTAAGTTACGTAAAGGTATTCAGTCTACCACAAGGAGGCTCGGTAACAGCCGGTTCAATGGTGCCTATTATATGGCTCTCGTTGAGAAGAGGCCCCAAAATGGGTATATTTGCCGGTGCACTCTATGGACTCGTTCAGTTAGTAGTCGAACCTTTTGTCTATCATCCAATGCAGGCGTTGCTCGATTATCCAATAGCCTTTGGAGCCCTCGGACTCACTGGCTTCTTTCAAAGGCGCCCATCTTTGGGCAGAGGGACAACTATTACCATAGACCGGTTAATCACAGTGTTGCTTTGCGTTATTACTTTCTTCCTTTTCAGCTACGAGCTGACGCAATATAAACTACGTGAGACTTTGTTCTTTTCTTGGATTTTTGCGTTTAGTTTCATCTTTCTATTGTGGCTAGAAGACAAAATACGAACCAATAGAAAAGGGGAACAGCAAAGAAATGTTACTCCAGCGCTTATTGGAGCAACTATAGGAATCTTTGGTAGGTTCTTGGCACATTTTGTTTCTGGAATAGTTTTTTTTGGCTCTTATGCTCCTGAGGGAATGAGCCCCATTATTTACTCTGCTATCTATAACGGTGCCTACATAGTACCAGAGCTTCTAGTTAGTGCTTATTTCATATATTTGCTTGCCAAAAGCGGCATGATAGGAATATATAAATGA
- a CDS encoding emp24/gp25L/p24 family protein, with product MRSLLAVLCVLLAFVSACGFAIAYSETIELPGGKSEIRTVNLNEGDEFSGQVIVLGNAINFSVSDPDGMIILNYTIANPTNFRFTAAKTGTYSFSFENRFSEEIKSVTLNYNVQHYIFGFPQEYILLFFIVGLAIVGVVVFVAMSPKP from the coding sequence ATGAGGAGCCTTCTTGCTGTTCTTTGCGTTCTCCTTGCTTTCGTCTCAGCGTGTGGATTTGCCATTGCATATTCTGAGACTATCGAACTGCCAGGAGGAAAAAGCGAAATTAGGACTGTAAACCTGAACGAGGGAGACGAATTTTCTGGGCAAGTAATTGTATTGGGCAACGCAATTAACTTCTCTGTTTCCGATCCCGATGGTATGATAATCCTGAACTACACAATTGCTAACCCAACAAACTTTCGATTTACCGCCGCGAAAACAGGCACGTACAGCTTCAGCTTTGAAAACCGGTTCTCAGAAGAAATCAAATCCGTAACTCTCAACTACAACGTGCAACATTACATTTTTGGTTTTCCGCAAGAGTACATTCTCCTTTTTTTCATAGTGGGCCTTGCTATTGTCGGCGTTGTGGTCTTCGTCGCGATGTCACCGAAGCCCTAA
- a CDS encoding zinc-ribbon domain-containing protein, producing the protein MVYCTKCGAKNEDDAKVCADCGAPLQVSRPEKKYRSDDECFGSRERHHVEDECFGLPHGGAIAGIIFGVMIVFFGLAILLGLANVWIYLWPLIIVIVGILLIAGALYGMRRRH; encoded by the coding sequence TTGGTTTACTGTACTAAATGCGGAGCCAAAAACGAGGACGATGCCAAGGTCTGCGCGGATTGTGGTGCGCCACTGCAAGTATCTCGTCCGGAAAAAAAGTATCGCTCGGACGATGAATGTTTTGGGTCGCGTGAACGCCATCATGTTGAAGATGAATGTTTTGGGTTGCCTCATGGGGGGGCTATAGCGGGGATAATCTTTGGAGTTATGATTGTCTTCTTTGGGCTGGCGATCTTGTTAGGGCTTGCTAATGTATGGATTTACTTGTGGCCACTCATAATAGTTATTGTTGGCATACTGCTTATCGCTGGCGCGCTCTACGGAATGCGGCGCAGACACTAG
- a CDS encoding aminopeptidase: MSTHSFVNQVVRTCLRIGKGDRVTIFTWRHTLDLAEALAIECIRAGAQIHTEFGTDEIFYDRLLNGDLEDLKTSNPFGLSLVDIATASIFISGPEEPERLRQVSAERWNAVSKADKPFYDRLFERRIRSAEILLGHVTPQRAKTYGFNFQEWKKNVYDALDVKYEDMRRLGKKLRSLLEQAQRVHITAPNGTNLTFNLADRPVNIYDGVVDEEDVEKGAIFVGLPGGAVRLAPSEATADGTFISDVPEPTTGVLVPNVRWDFKDGKLVTFEGGKNIDVVKEMWEKGTGDKDRIGTFTLGINPKAKTGFVYNPIVLGTATIGIGDNSKIGGKNESDWGFRSTIAEPTVELDGKTLIKQGRFSF; this comes from the coding sequence ATGTCGACCCATTCGTTTGTGAACCAAGTAGTAAGGACTTGTCTTCGAATAGGGAAGGGCGATAGGGTGACGATTTTCACTTGGCGCCACACGCTTGATTTGGCAGAAGCCCTAGCTATAGAATGTATACGAGCTGGTGCTCAAATTCATACAGAGTTTGGGACGGATGAGATTTTCTATGACAGGCTGCTAAATGGTGATTTGGAAGATCTTAAGACTTCTAACCCCTTTGGGCTTTCACTGGTGGACATAGCCACTGCCAGTATTTTCATATCAGGCCCAGAAGAGCCCGAGAGACTAAGGCAGGTTTCCGCCGAAAGGTGGAATGCAGTTTCCAAAGCTGACAAACCCTTCTATGATAGACTCTTTGAACGGAGGATTCGATCTGCAGAGATACTGTTGGGACACGTGACACCTCAACGAGCTAAAACCTATGGGTTCAACTTCCAAGAATGGAAGAAGAATGTTTACGACGCTTTGGATGTGAAATACGAAGACATGAGAAGACTAGGAAAGAAGCTTAGAAGCCTTCTAGAACAAGCACAGAGAGTACACATTACAGCTCCCAATGGAACTAACCTAACCTTCAACCTTGCAGACAGACCCGTCAACATATATGATGGTGTAGTTGATGAAGAGGACGTAGAAAAGGGAGCTATTTTTGTTGGATTGCCTGGCGGGGCAGTACGGCTCGCTCCTTCAGAGGCAACTGCGGATGGCACTTTCATTTCTGATGTCCCTGAACCTACAACAGGTGTGTTAGTCCCCAATGTCAGATGGGATTTCAAAGATGGTAAGTTGGTGACTTTCGAAGGAGGTAAGAACATCGATGTAGTAAAGGAAATGTGGGAGAAAGGAACGGGAGACAAAGACAGGATAGGAACGTTTACACTGGGTATAAACCCAAAAGCCAAGACTGGATTCGTCTACAACCCCATCGTCCTTGGAACAGCTACGATAGGTATAGGTGACAACTCTAAGATTGGTGGAAAAAACGAAAGCGATTGGGGTTTCAGATCCACTATTGCAGAGCCCACTGTAGAACTCGATGGAAAGACATTAATCAAACAAGGCAGGTTCAGCTTCTAG
- a CDS encoding nitroreductase family protein, which yields MDLDKALKGRRSIRSYLDKNVPEELVRQVIEAATFAPSAKNGQQWRFTVLTGKSKKELTDLFRRELEMVSERTGRENMGSSFLSCDIMEQAQVVIMVWNAGERGWETEIHSVAAAIQNMLLKAYALGLGTVWIGDIFYTLDALKKHLGKPWKLMAAVALGWPTHTPKPRPRKSVDAVAKFLS from the coding sequence ATGGACCTGGACAAAGCATTAAAGGGTAGAAGAAGTATTCGAAGTTACCTCGACAAGAATGTGCCGGAAGAATTGGTGAGGCAAGTCATCGAGGCTGCCACCTTTGCTCCTTCGGCAAAAAATGGTCAACAATGGCGGTTCACTGTACTCACTGGCAAATCAAAAAAAGAGCTGACCGACCTGTTCAGACGTGAACTAGAAATGGTTTCCGAAAGAACCGGTCGAGAGAACATGGGCTCCTCATTCTTGTCTTGCGACATTATGGAGCAGGCTCAGGTTGTGATAATGGTTTGGAATGCTGGAGAGAGAGGCTGGGAGACTGAGATTCACAGTGTAGCCGCTGCGATTCAGAATATGCTTCTGAAAGCATATGCTTTAGGGCTGGGAACCGTATGGATTGGAGACATTTTCTACACGCTTGATGCTTTAAAGAAGCACCTTGGAAAGCCTTGGAAGCTAATGGCAGCTGTCGCACTTGGATGGCCCACCCATACTCCAAAACCCCGTCCTAGGAAATCAGTCGACGCGGTCGCTAAATTCTTGAGCTAA
- a CDS encoding GNAT family N-acetyltransferase, producing MKQHKKYVLGKYKPTWSHELMLMMLSKGEERLHITHPIVPLDSSDTEQIAAMMKKVYTEFWGEINSEQIVEGMSTVNWVGIKEDGELVSIGRARLTERVGHIPTVATHEAHRNKGYATSVVSYLVRLILEKMPIAIIYTSSDNPPAIRVYQNVGFKPYRKYFVMRGERR from the coding sequence TTGAAGCAGCATAAGAAATACGTCCTTGGGAAGTATAAGCCAACTTGGAGCCACGAATTGATGCTTATGATGCTTAGCAAAGGTGAAGAAAGGCTTCACATCACCCATCCAATAGTCCCATTAGATTCCTCTGACACTGAACAAATAGCAGCCATGATGAAGAAGGTCTACACTGAATTTTGGGGAGAGATCAACAGTGAACAGATTGTTGAGGGAATGAGCACCGTGAACTGGGTTGGAATAAAGGAGGATGGAGAACTTGTTTCCATTGGCAGAGCACGTCTAACTGAGAGGGTAGGTCATATACCTACAGTTGCCACTCATGAGGCTCACAGAAACAAAGGCTATGCTACATCCGTCGTATCATACTTAGTCAGACTAATCTTGGAGAAAATGCCCATCGCAATCATTTACACGTCGAGTGACAACCCGCCAGCAATCAGAGTATACCAAAACGTTGGATTCAAACCATACAGAAAATACTTTGTCATGAGAGGAGAAAGACGTTAA
- a CDS encoding YbaN family protein — translation MTKERDATTSSKLKKGFYIVAGTIFLGLGAIGIFIPILPTTPFLLLSAACYYKGSERLHRWMLNNRWFGSYIKNYKEGKGISLRNKAFIIALLWSTIIYSIIFVVNILIIQMALLIIAFSVSLHILKIPTMTREDIEPNPLEN, via the coding sequence ATGACTAAAGAAAGGGATGCAACAACTTCGAGTAAGCTTAAAAAGGGTTTCTACATCGTAGCGGGAACAATATTTCTCGGTCTTGGAGCTATCGGAATTTTCATTCCTATTTTACCCACTACACCCTTTCTCTTGCTTTCTGCTGCATGCTACTACAAAGGATCTGAAAGGTTACATCGTTGGATGTTGAACAATAGATGGTTCGGAAGTTACATAAAGAACTATAAAGAGGGAAAGGGAATATCACTTAGAAACAAAGCTTTTATCATAGCCTTATTGTGGTCAACGATAATCTATTCAATTATCTTTGTCGTTAATATCCTAATTATCCAAATGGCATTGTTAATTATAGCTTTTTCAGTAAGCCTGCATATACTCAAGATACCAACAATGACAAGAGAGGATATAGAACCGAACCCTCTAGAAAATTAA